A portion of the Streptomyces sp. NBC_00376 genome contains these proteins:
- a CDS encoding bifunctional adenosylcobinamide kinase/adenosylcobinamide-phosphate guanylyltransferase, with protein MELTLLGTGAPDGLPQPECPCAACAVAHGARSRAATALLVDDALLLDLTPGAVFAAARAGHSLTGVRQVLLTHPHDGPAVELPAGLPPAGRVPDGRELTLISGHRVRAVPMDAPGTGYEVTGPAGTRLLYMPPGAAPAGLTDRFAEPYDMVVGDVVGRPDAVARLRAVAAIGPATEIVAVHLDHSAPPGAELDRRLAAAGARAVPDGTTLLVGEYRTAPAVPRRTLVTGGARSGKSVEAERRLETFPEVVYVATGGGREGDAEWAARIGLHRERRPAAWRTEETCELVGLLESDGPPLLIDCLSLWLTDAMDRVDAWDDAAWAEHGEGALRERTAELVAAVRGTRRTVVAVTNETGSGVVPATAAGRRFRDELGRLNAAFADECEQVLLVVAGQALVLRG; from the coding sequence GTGGAACTGACTCTGCTCGGCACCGGAGCCCCCGACGGGCTGCCGCAGCCCGAATGTCCCTGCGCCGCCTGCGCCGTCGCCCACGGGGCACGCTCGCGGGCCGCGACCGCACTGCTGGTCGACGACGCGCTGCTGCTCGACCTCACTCCGGGGGCCGTGTTCGCCGCGGCCCGTGCGGGGCACTCGCTCACCGGGGTGCGGCAGGTGCTGCTCACCCATCCGCACGACGGACCCGCCGTGGAACTGCCCGCGGGACTGCCCCCGGCGGGGCGGGTGCCGGACGGGCGGGAGCTGACGCTGATCAGCGGGCACCGGGTGCGGGCGGTGCCGATGGACGCGCCGGGGACCGGGTACGAGGTCACCGGGCCGGCGGGAACCCGGCTGCTGTACATGCCGCCGGGGGCCGCGCCCGCCGGCCTCACGGACCGGTTCGCGGAGCCGTACGACATGGTGGTCGGCGATGTGGTGGGGCGGCCGGACGCGGTGGCGCGGCTGCGGGCCGTGGCGGCGATCGGCCCGGCCACCGAGATCGTGGCCGTCCATCTGGACCATTCCGCGCCGCCCGGTGCCGAGCTGGACCGGCGGCTCGCGGCGGCCGGCGCGCGGGCGGTGCCGGACGGGACGACGCTGCTGGTGGGCGAGTACCGCACGGCCCCGGCGGTGCCCCGGCGCACGCTGGTGACGGGCGGGGCCAGGTCGGGAAAGTCGGTGGAGGCCGAGCGGCGCCTGGAGACGTTCCCCGAGGTGGTGTACGTGGCGACCGGCGGCGGTCGCGAAGGCGACGCGGAGTGGGCGGCCCGGATCGGTCTGCACCGGGAACGCCGGCCGGCCGCCTGGCGCACCGAGGAGACCTGTGAGCTGGTGGGTCTGCTGGAGTCGGACGGGCCGCCGCTGCTGATCGACTGCCTGTCGCTGTGGCTGACCGACGCGATGGACCGGGTGGACGCCTGGGACGACGCGGCGTGGGCGGAGCACGGTGAGGGCGCCCTGCGGGAGCGGACCGCCGAGCTGGTCGCGGCGGTACGGGGAACGCGTCGCACGGTCGTCGCCGTCACCAACGAGACCGGCTCGGGCGTGGTGCCCGCGACGGCCGCCGGGCGGCGCTTCCGGGACGAGCTGGGCCGGCTGAACGCCGCGTTCGCCGACGAGTGCGAGCAGGTGCTGCTGGTGGTGGCCGGTCAGGCGCTGGTCCTGCGGGGCTGA
- a CDS encoding S1C family serine protease, which produces MDIFHSRARVRRLLLPLAAGVCAIALVSGCSDAASESPRTEPSNPASATQTASDLQSDYQAVIKNVLPSVVQIQAAESLGSGIVYDTKGHIVTNAHVVGNDKTFKVTVATGEKEQKAMLVASYPEQDLAVIKLDSVPNGLKPAKFGNSEKVEVGQIVLAMGSPLGLSSSVTQGIVSALGRTVSESRTGGGTGATIANMVQTSAAINPGNSGGALVNLNSEVIGIPTLAATDPELGGSAAPGIGFAIPVSMVKTVADQIIKNGKVTDSGRAALNITGRTVVDDNYNPAGVALVSVTKDGAADKAGLRPGDIITRIDDQPVTTITTLSEALASDKPGQKVTVTYLRDGAEKTAQVTLGEI; this is translated from the coding sequence GCTGCTGCCCCTGGCCGCCGGGGTCTGTGCGATCGCCCTGGTGAGCGGCTGCTCGGACGCCGCCTCCGAGTCACCAAGGACCGAACCGAGCAATCCGGCCTCCGCCACCCAGACCGCAAGCGATCTACAGAGCGACTACCAGGCCGTGATCAAGAACGTGCTGCCGTCGGTGGTGCAGATCCAGGCCGCCGAGAGCCTGGGCTCCGGCATCGTCTACGACACCAAGGGCCATATCGTCACCAATGCCCATGTGGTCGGCAACGACAAGACGTTCAAGGTCACCGTCGCGACCGGCGAGAAGGAGCAGAAGGCCATGCTGGTGGCCTCCTACCCGGAGCAGGATCTGGCCGTCATCAAGCTCGACAGCGTGCCGAACGGGCTGAAGCCCGCGAAGTTCGGCAACTCGGAGAAGGTCGAGGTGGGGCAGATCGTACTGGCGATGGGCTCGCCGCTCGGTCTGTCCTCCAGCGTCACCCAGGGCATCGTCTCGGCGCTCGGCCGGACCGTCAGCGAGAGCCGCACGGGCGGCGGCACCGGTGCGACGATCGCGAACATGGTGCAGACCTCGGCCGCGATCAACCCGGGCAACAGCGGGGGTGCGCTGGTCAACCTGAACAGCGAGGTGATCGGCATCCCGACCCTGGCGGCGACCGACCCGGAGCTGGGCGGCAGCGCGGCGCCGGGGATCGGGTTCGCGATCCCGGTGTCGATGGTGAAGACGGTCGCCGATCAGATCATCAAGAACGGCAAGGTCACCGACTCGGGCCGGGCGGCCCTGAACATCACCGGCCGTACGGTCGTCGACGACAACTACAACCCGGCCGGTGTGGCGCTGGTGAGCGTGACGAAGGACGGCGCCGCGGACAAGGCCGGGCTGCGGCCCGGCGACATCATCACCAGGATCGACGACCAGCCGGTCACGACGATCACCACCTTGTCGGAGGCGCTGGCCTCGGACAAGCCGGGCCAGAAGGTCACGGTGACCTATCTGCGCGACGGGGCGGAGAAGACGGCGCAGGTCACCCTGGGCGAGATCTAG